A genomic region of Friedmanniella luteola contains the following coding sequences:
- a CDS encoding acyl-CoA mutase large subunit family protein yields the protein MSGATESGTPFEPVYTADDLAGFDPATALGLPGAYPYTRGIHPTMYTSRPWTMRQYAGFGTATESNARYRELIAHGSAGLSVAFDLPTQMGMDSDAPLASGEVGKVGVAIDSLDDMRELFHEIPLAEVSTSMTINAPAAVLLLLYQLVAEEQGADPATLTGTIQNDVLKEYIARGTYIYPPAPSLRLVSDTFTYCAEHLPRWNTISISGYHMAEAGATPAQEVAFTLSDGIAYVEAALAAGLAVDDIAPRLSFFFVSRTTLLEEVAKFRAARRIWASVVRDDFGATNPKSMMLRFHTQTAGVQLTAQQPEVNLVRVTVQALAAVLGGTQSLHTNSYDEALALPSAKAARLALRTQQVLAHETDVTRTVDPFAGSYVVESLTDDLEAEIRRLMAEVADRGGAVRAIEEGYQKLEIERSAYDVGLQIDSGERVVVGLNRFGGAEDEPYEPLRVDPAIEVAQGARLARLRAERDQPEVDAALAALAAAAAGTDNVLVPMKRALAARATVGEVCDALRAVWGVYRPSEAF from the coding sequence ATGAGCGGCGCGACCGAGTCCGGGACGCCGTTCGAACCCGTCTACACCGCCGACGACCTGGCGGGCTTCGACCCGGCCACGGCGCTCGGCCTGCCCGGCGCCTACCCGTACACGCGCGGCATCCACCCGACGATGTACACCTCCCGACCCTGGACGATGCGCCAGTACGCCGGCTTCGGCACCGCGACGGAGTCGAACGCCCGCTACCGCGAGCTGATCGCCCACGGCAGCGCGGGGCTCAGCGTCGCCTTCGACCTGCCGACGCAGATGGGGATGGACTCCGACGCTCCGCTGGCCTCTGGTGAGGTGGGCAAGGTGGGCGTCGCCATCGACTCCCTCGACGACATGCGGGAGCTGTTCCACGAGATCCCGCTGGCGGAGGTCTCGACGTCGATGACGATCAACGCGCCCGCCGCGGTGCTGCTGCTGCTCTACCAGCTGGTGGCCGAGGAGCAGGGGGCGGACCCGGCGACGCTGACCGGGACGATCCAGAACGACGTGCTCAAGGAGTACATCGCCCGCGGCACCTACATCTACCCGCCGGCGCCGTCGTTGCGCCTGGTCAGCGACACGTTCACCTACTGCGCCGAGCACCTGCCGCGCTGGAACACCATCTCGATCTCCGGCTACCACATGGCCGAGGCGGGGGCGACGCCCGCGCAGGAGGTCGCCTTCACGCTGAGCGACGGCATCGCCTACGTGGAGGCGGCGCTGGCCGCCGGGCTGGCCGTCGACGACATCGCGCCCCGGCTGTCCTTCTTCTTCGTCTCCCGCACCACGCTGCTGGAGGAGGTGGCCAAGTTCCGGGCCGCCCGGCGGATCTGGGCCTCGGTGGTGCGCGACGACTTCGGCGCGACGAACCCGAAGTCGATGATGCTGCGCTTCCACACCCAGACCGCCGGCGTCCAGCTGACCGCCCAGCAGCCGGAGGTCAACCTCGTCCGGGTGACGGTGCAGGCGCTGGCCGCGGTGCTGGGCGGCACCCAGTCGCTGCACACCAACTCCTACGACGAGGCGCTGGCGCTGCCCAGCGCCAAGGCCGCCCGGCTGGCCCTGCGGACCCAGCAGGTGCTGGCCCACGAGACCGACGTCACCCGCACCGTCGACCCGTTCGCCGGCTCCTACGTGGTCGAGTCGCTGACCGACGACCTGGAGGCCGAGATCCGCCGGCTGATGGCCGAGGTCGCCGACCGCGGCGGCGCCGTCCGCGCTATCGAGGAGGGCTACCAGAAGCTGGAGATCGAGCGCTCGGCCTACGACGTCGGGCTGCAGATCGACAGCGGCGAGCGGGTCGTCGTCGGGCTCAACCGTTTCGGCGGCGCCGAGGACGAGCCCTACGAGCCGCTCCGCGTCGACCCGGCGATCGAGGTCGCGCAGGGGGCCCGGCTGGCCCGGCTGCGCGCCGAGCGCGACCAGCCCGAGGTCGACGCGGCCCTGGCCGCGCTGGCCGCCGCGGCCGCGGGGACCGACAACGTCCTGGTCCCGATGAAGCGCGCCCTCGCCGCGCGGGCGACGGTGGGGGAGGTCTGCGACGCCCTCCGCGCCGTCTGGGGGGTCTACCGGCCGAGCGAGGCGTTCTAG
- a CDS encoding CHAT domain-containing protein has product MLPQAAAAHRRAQAQCDRGRFDLAHRGLLRALDLLDRSPEPAAEVRAVRVRVLMTLAVVEEETTGDGGSRLQDARRLVEGVDDAELRFAVHNAAATRALRRGDHPAALAEFAAAERLLAAASPRDAAILHLNRGNLALQRLDLPAARRDLERAVQLTTGAEDAGQRSVAFMAAHNLGYLEHLRGNLPRALQLMDEAATLSAGTSLAISGLDRARVLIEAGLTDAADAVLARAEQEFRRGRLAHERAETELARADCALLGDRLADARALAGSARTRFARRGHDRWRRVAELTLLTADLADGRPPARLLGPARRLAEEFAAQDLELPARTAALLGCAALTALGRPAEARAWFAGLHPIGRTDPIGLKLQQRVVAAEISLAEHQAAAARSQVRLGLTELSRHQAQFGSLDLQTAGAVHGRRLVALDLRLALAARRPAALFNAVERGRAVSRRLTAVTPPADASEPALAELRQVTDALRTLGDDPAERASVVALRQRSAELYGQLNAIAWRAVGAGAVVHAAPMATVAEQVEAQGKVLVSYVVADGRWSAVVLGRDRPRFVDLPGDARTVELSRRAQADLDVLALGGVPAAVRAAVEQSLRRSLAVLDAQLVGPLRLADEALVVVPTGPTSTLPWTCLPSLRGRPVEVSPTATSWLVGGRGGTAEGPVRLAALAGPGLVEASAEVHEVAAAWGAWAETSTATGADATRARLTAGLGSATVLHVAAHGSHQRQSPLFSSLQLADGALFAYEVEAVAPHVVLSACELGQATTRPGDEALGWTRVLLQLGTRCVVAGVSQVADDRAREVMVAYHRRLAAGDDAATALAGATEHGTPVPFVCFGTSWRAVPPPAQLPEPAQVALAAG; this is encoded by the coding sequence GTGCTCCCCCAGGCCGCCGCCGCTCACCGCCGGGCGCAGGCGCAGTGCGACCGGGGGCGCTTCGACCTCGCGCACCGCGGTCTGCTGCGGGCGCTCGACCTGCTGGACCGGTCCCCGGAGCCCGCCGCCGAGGTCCGGGCCGTCCGGGTGCGGGTGCTGATGACGCTCGCCGTGGTCGAGGAGGAGACGACGGGCGACGGTGGCTCTCGGCTGCAGGACGCCCGCCGGCTGGTCGAGGGCGTCGACGACGCCGAGCTGCGGTTCGCCGTGCACAACGCCGCGGCGACCCGGGCCCTGCGCCGCGGCGACCACCCGGCGGCGCTGGCGGAGTTCGCGGCCGCCGAGCGGCTGCTGGCCGCCGCCTCCCCGCGGGACGCGGCCATCCTGCACCTCAACCGCGGCAACCTGGCGCTGCAGCGCCTGGACCTCCCGGCGGCCCGGCGGGACCTCGAGCGGGCCGTGCAGCTCACCACCGGCGCCGAGGACGCCGGCCAGCGCTCGGTCGCGTTCATGGCGGCGCACAACCTCGGCTACCTCGAGCACCTCCGCGGCAACCTGCCGCGGGCGCTGCAGCTGATGGACGAGGCCGCGACCCTGTCGGCGGGGACCTCGCTCGCCATCTCGGGCCTGGACCGCGCCCGGGTGCTGATCGAGGCCGGCCTCACCGACGCCGCCGACGCCGTCCTGGCCCGGGCCGAGCAGGAGTTCCGCCGGGGCCGGCTGGCCCACGAGCGCGCCGAGACCGAGCTGGCCCGCGCGGACTGCGCCCTGCTCGGCGACCGGCTGGCCGACGCCCGGGCGCTGGCCGGGTCGGCCCGCACCCGGTTCGCCCGGCGCGGTCACGACCGGTGGCGCCGGGTCGCCGAGCTCACCCTGCTGACCGCCGACCTCGCCGACGGCCGGCCACCCGCCCGCCTGCTCGGTCCGGCGCGGCGGCTGGCCGAGGAGTTCGCCGCCCAGGACCTGGAGCTGCCCGCGCGCACCGCCGCCCTGCTCGGCTGCGCCGCGCTGACCGCGCTGGGCCGGCCCGCCGAGGCGCGCGCCTGGTTCGCCGGCCTGCACCCCATCGGCCGGACGGACCCCATCGGCCTGAAGCTGCAGCAGCGGGTGGTGGCCGCCGAGATCTCGCTGGCCGAGCACCAGGCCGCCGCCGCCCGCAGCCAGGTGCGGCTCGGGCTGACCGAGCTGAGCCGGCACCAGGCCCAGTTCGGCAGCCTCGACCTGCAGACCGCGGGTGCGGTGCACGGCCGCCGGCTCGTCGCCCTCGACCTGCGGCTGGCGCTGGCCGCCCGCCGGCCCGCCGCGCTGTTCAACGCCGTCGAGCGCGGCCGGGCGGTGTCACGGCGGCTGACGGCGGTGACGCCTCCGGCGGACGCCTCGGAGCCGGCGCTGGCCGAGCTGCGGCAGGTCACCGACGCGCTGCGGACCCTCGGGGACGACCCGGCCGAGCGCGCGTCCGTCGTCGCCCTCCGGCAGCGCAGCGCCGAGCTGTACGGCCAGCTCAACGCGATCGCGTGGCGGGCGGTGGGGGCCGGCGCGGTGGTGCACGCCGCGCCGATGGCCACCGTCGCGGAGCAGGTGGAGGCCCAGGGCAAGGTGCTCGTCAGCTACGTCGTCGCCGACGGCCGCTGGTCCGCCGTCGTGCTCGGCCGGGACCGGCCCCGCTTCGTGGACCTGCCCGGCGACGCCCGGACCGTGGAGCTGTCCCGCCGGGCGCAGGCCGACCTCGACGTCCTCGCGCTGGGCGGCGTCCCGGCAGCGGTGCGGGCGGCGGTGGAGCAGTCCCTGCGCCGGTCGCTGGCCGTCCTCGACGCGCAGCTGGTCGGGCCGCTGCGGCTGGCGGACGAGGCCCTCGTCGTCGTGCCGACCGGCCCCACCTCCACCCTGCCCTGGACCTGCCTGCCCAGCCTGCGCGGGCGGCCGGTCGAGGTCTCGCCAACGGCGACGTCGTGGCTGGTCGGCGGCCGCGGGGGCACGGCCGAGGGCCCGGTCCGGCTGGCCGCGCTGGCCGGGCCGGGCCTGGTCGAGGCGAGCGCGGAGGTGCACGAGGTCGCCGCGGCGTGGGGCGCGTGGGCGGAGACCAGCACCGCCACCGGGGCGGACGCCACCCGCGCCCGGCTGACCGCGGGCCTGGGGTCGGCGACGGTGCTGCACGTCGCGGCGCACGGTTCGCACCAGCGGCAGAGCCCGCTGTTCTCCTCGCTGCAGCTGGCCGACGGGGCGCTGTTCGCCTACGAGGTGGAGGCGGTCGCCCCGCACGTCGTGCTGTCCGCCTGCGAGCTCGGCCAGGCGACCACCCGGCCGGGGGACGAGGCCCTCGGCTGGACGCGGGTGCTGCTGCAGCTCGGCACCCGGTGCGTCGTCGCCGGGGTCAGCCAGGTGGCCGACGACCGGGCCCGGGAGGTGATGGTCGCCTACCACCGCCGGCTCGCGGCGGGCGACGACGCCGCCACCGCCCTCGCGGGCGCCACCGAGCACGGGACGCCCGTCCCCTTCGTCTGCTTCGGGACGTCCTGGCGGGCGGTCCCCCCACCGGCGCAGCTCCCCGAGCCGGCCCAGGTGGCGCTGGCGGCGGGCTGA
- a CDS encoding S8/S53 family peptidase, with the protein MTSDPPAGRSPGQRPPLSGFGPVDTAGMDGSPQRSAPPADLLERHDGRTLDPATAVRSGGQPLQATVYRGSRLLVRPTAHEDAVLATLTEIAGSRFGLDVRVDPLDVRLRDLARAAGIGPEEPQPLVLRVELRARYDEGPVGPPDAWPVLQAFRHAYPAGSPEQASVQLDHVVTPHAEDGVTANPYWKVPSASGNPYWKVPGTSGNPYWKVPSGNPYVDTAGGLAEYAAPGFGGRTPVAWLGPEPVQSPLPPGRRRPVVAVLDTGIGRHYWLPEGEVVDRAPTVEGLRIGLTDPRTAPEDPDVRSNTLVGEVDPSAGHGTFIAGLVRQKCPDARLLAVRVVQGDGVVAEADLLEALGLLWLRQALAVRHHRPDQLVDVVSMSLGYYHETPGDAAFDPLLLAPVRALGRLGVVVVVSAGNDATLRPMYPAAFAPHPGGLVPAPLADEVPVVAVGATNPDRTVALFSNEGPWVQAHRPGASLVSTLPAFDGSRSPTLERRPTGLAPRATIDPDDFSSGFGVWSGTSFSAPVLVGEIAQHLQAAGVLAADDVDPAGAVARGWAAVTARVPSLVRPGLPATGATGAGHDGPGRDGVGAAADGGHTDGIWVGR; encoded by the coding sequence ATGACCTCAGATCCCCCTGCCGGCCGCAGCCCCGGCCAGCGCCCGCCCCTGTCCGGTTTCGGCCCGGTCGACACCGCCGGCATGGACGGGTCGCCGCAGCGCAGCGCGCCGCCCGCCGACCTGCTGGAGCGCCACGACGGCCGCACGCTCGACCCCGCCACCGCGGTCCGCTCCGGCGGGCAGCCGCTGCAGGCCACGGTCTACCGGGGCAGCCGCCTGCTGGTCCGGCCGACGGCGCACGAGGACGCCGTGCTGGCCACGCTGACCGAGATCGCCGGGAGCCGGTTCGGCCTGGACGTGCGGGTGGACCCCCTGGACGTGCGCCTCCGCGACCTGGCCCGCGCCGCCGGCATCGGCCCCGAGGAGCCGCAGCCGCTCGTGCTCCGGGTGGAGCTGCGGGCCCGCTACGACGAGGGCCCCGTCGGCCCGCCCGACGCCTGGCCGGTCCTGCAGGCGTTCCGGCACGCCTACCCCGCGGGCTCGCCCGAGCAGGCCAGCGTCCAGCTCGACCACGTCGTGACCCCGCACGCGGAGGACGGCGTCACCGCCAACCCGTACTGGAAGGTGCCCAGCGCGTCGGGCAACCCCTACTGGAAGGTGCCCGGCACGTCCGGCAACCCGTACTGGAAGGTGCCCAGCGGCAACCCCTACGTCGACACGGCGGGCGGCCTGGCCGAGTACGCCGCGCCCGGCTTCGGCGGCCGCACCCCCGTCGCCTGGCTGGGACCGGAGCCGGTGCAGAGCCCCCTGCCGCCCGGCCGCCGGCGCCCGGTGGTCGCCGTCCTGGACACCGGCATCGGCCGGCACTACTGGCTGCCCGAGGGCGAGGTGGTCGACCGCGCGCCGACGGTCGAGGGCCTGCGGATCGGGCTGACGGACCCGCGGACCGCTCCGGAGGACCCCGACGTCCGGAGCAACACCCTCGTGGGGGAGGTCGACCCGAGCGCGGGGCACGGCACCTTCATCGCGGGCCTCGTCCGGCAGAAGTGCCCCGACGCGAGGCTGCTGGCGGTCCGCGTCGTGCAGGGCGACGGGGTCGTCGCCGAGGCCGACCTGCTCGAGGCGCTGGGCCTGCTGTGGCTGCGCCAGGCGCTGGCGGTCCGCCACCACCGGCCGGACCAGCTGGTCGACGTCGTCTCGATGTCGCTCGGCTACTACCACGAGACGCCGGGCGACGCGGCGTTCGACCCCCTGCTGCTGGCCCCCGTCCGGGCGCTGGGCCGGCTCGGGGTCGTGGTCGTCGTCTCCGCCGGGAACGACGCCACCCTGCGGCCGATGTACCCGGCGGCCTTCGCGCCGCACCCCGGCGGTCTGGTCCCGGCGCCGCTGGCCGACGAGGTGCCGGTCGTCGCGGTCGGCGCCACCAACCCCGACCGCACCGTCGCCCTGTTCTCGAACGAGGGCCCGTGGGTGCAGGCCCACCGGCCGGGCGCGTCGCTGGTCAGCACGCTGCCGGCGTTCGACGGGTCCCGCTCCCCCACCCTGGAGCGCCGGCCCACCGGGCTCGCGCCGCGGGCGACCATCGACCCCGACGACTTCAGCTCGGGTTTCGGGGTGTGGAGCGGGACCTCCTTCTCGGCACCCGTCCTGGTCGGGGAGATCGCCCAGCACCTGCAGGCGGCCGGGGTGCTGGCCGCCGACGACGTCGACCCGGCCGGGGCCGTGGCGCGCGGCTGGGCGGCGGTGACCGCCCGGGTGCCGAGCCTGGTGCGGCCGGGGCTGCCCGCGACCGGTGCGACGGGCGCGGGGCACGACGGCCCCGGCCGCGACGGGGTGGGGGCCGCCGCGGACGGCGGGCACACGGACGGGATCTGGGTCGGACGATGA
- a CDS encoding siderophore-interacting protein — protein MPPLTLYRAEVRATARLSPHLVRVTFGPAGALDALLDLTAFRSTGVGDERLVLVLPTPGERHTPVPDADGGWDHLDPGRRPAQRSYTVRASDPTSATLVVDVVVHEGGPGSAWALRAAEGDVVLLTAAMGWYRPPPEATWQLLVADLTALPALARITETSPLPSHALVEVPEPADRLPLPAAASTRWLCGTGNGLGPSGLLRALRDLPLPPGPGYVWCAGEAAETRALRRHLRHARGLTTREYVVLGYWRHDQADWDRRYAELAGGLEGVYADAVARGLSSTDALEAYDDALERVGL, from the coding sequence GTGCCCCCACTGACCCTGTACCGCGCGGAGGTGCGGGCCACCGCACGGCTGAGCCCGCACCTGGTCCGGGTGACGTTCGGGCCGGCCGGCGCGCTCGACGCCCTCCTCGACCTCACGGCCTTCCGCTCCACCGGGGTCGGCGACGAGCGGCTGGTCCTCGTGCTGCCCACGCCGGGCGAGCGGCACACCCCGGTCCCGGACGCGGACGGCGGCTGGGACCACCTGGACCCCGGGCGGCGCCCCGCGCAGCGCAGCTACACCGTGCGGGCCTCCGACCCGACGTCGGCGACACTGGTCGTCGACGTCGTGGTCCACGAGGGCGGACCCGGCTCGGCCTGGGCCCTGCGGGCGGCGGAGGGCGACGTCGTCCTGCTGACCGCGGCGATGGGCTGGTACCGGCCGCCGCCGGAGGCGACCTGGCAGCTGCTGGTGGCCGACCTGACGGCGCTCCCCGCGCTGGCCCGGATCACCGAGACCAGCCCGCTGCCCAGCCACGCGCTGGTCGAGGTGCCCGAGCCGGCCGACCGGCTGCCGCTGCCGGCCGCCGCCAGCACCCGCTGGCTCTGCGGCACCGGCAACGGCCTCGGTCCCAGCGGGCTGCTGCGCGCCCTGCGGGACCTCCCGCTGCCGCCGGGGCCGGGCTACGTCTGGTGCGCCGGTGAGGCCGCCGAGACCCGCGCCCTGCGCCGCCACCTGCGGCACGCGCGCGGGCTGACCACCCGGGAGTACGTCGTCCTCGGCTACTGGCGCCACGACCAGGCCGACTGGGACCGCCGCTACGCCGAGCTCGCCGGCGGCCTGGAGGGCGTCTACGCCGACGCGGTCGCCCGCGGCCTCTCCAGCACCGACGCCCTCGAGGCCTACGACGACGCCCTGGAGCGGGTCGGGCTGTGA
- a CDS encoding Na+/H+ antiporter — MARVDTAIGICAIVASVLVVTAVADRLRFPAPLLLMLVGIGASFVPFIDEPELTPELVLLGFLPPLLYATAIRSSIIDFRTHRRPIAFLSVLLVVITALGIGLITWLLLPVPFAVAFALGAVVAPPDAVAATSIARRIGLPRRVITLLEGESLLNDATAITCLRVALVAIAGAVSAWEIGLGFVIAVAGALIGVGVAALAVVIRRHVHNPVFDTAISLLVPFVAYLPAEALHYRDFHGSGVIAVVTAGLVLGHKSPVIQSGQSRLAERVNWATIQFLLENTVFLLIGLQARRIVEALSTSTLSGGQIALFVAAVLVGVIVLRLVWVTISRFLIYRVDRETGEGRPPWSHTIVVGWAGLRGVVTLAAAFLIPEDVEHRAVLIFAAMVVTAGTLLIQGLTLPALVRVLKMRGPDARSDALQAATVLTTAGNAGLAALDRLAGPEDEASAVQLVRDRISSRSDALWEKLGTGRDAGETPAEQYRRLRLGAMRAERDEVLRVRSSGTVDHDVVEQVLASFDIEESMLTIATERVDRLSENQSVATPLDPSGSCVHLDTAPADVEPRSEVCLDCVREGTRSVHLRRCLACGNVGCCDSSVGRHAERHFHTSHHPVMRSHEDGESWRWCYLDERLG; from the coding sequence ATGGCGCGCGTGGACACAGCCATCGGCATCTGCGCGATCGTCGCCTCGGTCCTGGTCGTCACCGCCGTGGCGGACCGCCTCCGGTTCCCGGCCCCGCTCCTGCTCATGCTCGTCGGCATCGGGGCGTCGTTCGTGCCGTTCATCGACGAGCCGGAGCTGACCCCGGAGCTGGTGCTCCTCGGCTTCCTGCCGCCGCTGCTCTACGCGACCGCGATCCGCTCCTCGATCATCGACTTCCGCACCCACCGGCGGCCGATCGCCTTCCTCTCGGTGCTGCTCGTGGTGATCACGGCGCTGGGGATCGGGCTGATCACCTGGCTGCTGCTGCCCGTCCCCTTCGCTGTCGCCTTCGCCCTGGGGGCCGTCGTCGCCCCGCCGGACGCCGTGGCCGCCACCTCGATCGCCCGGCGGATCGGCCTGCCCCGCCGGGTGATCACGCTGCTGGAGGGCGAGTCCCTGCTCAACGACGCGACCGCCATCACGTGCCTGCGGGTCGCGCTGGTGGCGATCGCCGGCGCGGTCAGCGCCTGGGAGATCGGCCTCGGCTTCGTCATCGCCGTCGCCGGGGCGCTCATCGGGGTGGGGGTCGCCGCCCTGGCCGTGGTCATCCGGCGGCACGTCCACAACCCCGTCTTCGACACCGCGATCTCCCTGCTGGTGCCCTTCGTCGCCTACCTGCCCGCGGAAGCGCTGCACTACCGCGACTTCCACGGCTCGGGCGTGATCGCCGTCGTCACCGCCGGCCTGGTGCTGGGCCACAAGTCGCCGGTGATCCAGAGCGGGCAGTCCCGGCTGGCCGAGCGGGTCAACTGGGCGACGATCCAGTTCCTGCTGGAGAACACCGTCTTCCTGCTGATCGGCCTGCAGGCCCGGCGGATCGTGGAGGCGCTGTCCACCTCGACGCTGTCGGGCGGCCAGATCGCCCTGTTCGTGGCGGCCGTGCTCGTCGGGGTGATCGTGCTGCGGCTGGTCTGGGTGACCATCTCGCGGTTCCTCATCTACCGCGTCGACCGCGAGACCGGCGAGGGGCGGCCGCCGTGGTCGCACACCATCGTCGTCGGCTGGGCCGGGCTGCGCGGCGTCGTGACCCTCGCCGCGGCGTTCCTCATCCCCGAGGACGTCGAGCACCGGGCGGTGCTGATCTTCGCCGCCATGGTGGTCACGGCCGGCACCCTGCTGATCCAGGGCCTGACGCTGCCCGCGCTGGTCCGGGTGCTCAAGATGCGCGGCCCGGACGCCCGCTCCGACGCCCTGCAGGCGGCCACGGTGCTGACGACCGCCGGCAACGCCGGCCTCGCGGCGCTGGACCGGCTGGCCGGGCCCGAGGACGAGGCGAGCGCGGTGCAGCTGGTGCGGGACCGCATCTCCTCCCGCTCCGACGCCCTCTGGGAGAAGCTGGGCACCGGCCGCGACGCCGGCGAGACCCCGGCCGAGCAGTACCGGCGGCTGCGGCTCGGCGCCATGCGCGCCGAGCGCGACGAGGTGCTGCGGGTCCGCTCGAGCGGCACGGTCGACCACGACGTCGTCGAGCAGGTGCTGGCCAGCTTCGACATCGAGGAGTCGATGCTGACGATCGCCACCGAGCGGGTGGACCGGCTCAGCGAGAACCAGTCGGTGGCCACCCCGCTGGACCCGAGCGGCTCCTGCGTCCACCTCGACACCGCGCCGGCCGACGTCGAGCCCCGCTCGGAGGTCTGCCTGGACTGCGTGCGGGAGGGCACCCGGTCGGTGCACCTGCGCCGCTGCCTGGCCTGCGGCAACGTCGGCTGCTGCGACTCCTCGGTCGGTCGGCACGCCGAGCGGCACTTCCACACCAGCCACCACCCGGTGATGCGCAGCCACGAGGACGGCGAGTCCTGGCGCTGGTGCTACCTCGACGAGCGGCTCGGCTGA
- a CDS encoding amidohydrolase, with amino-acid sequence MSSTASDALRRALIDRAVDDLTDELVAVRRDLHAHPEISHAEHRTTALVAERLERAGLVAKLLPVGTGAWCDVLPAGFDYADGLVGLRADLDALPISERTDLPFASTVPGVAHACGHDVHTTILLGVGLVLARLRDEGLLTRGVRLIFQPAEETNPGGAVDAIEGGVLADVREVYALHCDPRTDTGRIALKVGPITSAVDQVRVTLTGTGGHTSRPHLTQDVVGALGALATQVQLLLSRRVDPRSGVSLVWGRVQAGSVANAIPSSGEIEGTLRALDVAGWQQAKELVPELIAEVVRPFGVEVQVTVNDGVPPAVNHVRGVRRLTRAAEEMLGPHGVTTTEQSLGGEDFSWMLQQVPGALARLGVRPPGAASTADIHQPNFVADERCIPVGLRVLADVASSAERPGI; translated from the coding sequence ATGTCTTCCACCGCGAGCGACGCCCTCCGGCGCGCCCTGATCGACCGCGCGGTCGACGACCTGACGGATGAGCTGGTCGCCGTCCGCCGCGACCTGCACGCCCACCCGGAGATCAGCCACGCGGAGCACCGGACGACCGCCCTGGTGGCCGAGCGGCTGGAGCGGGCGGGGCTGGTCGCCAAGCTGCTGCCCGTCGGGACGGGCGCCTGGTGCGACGTGCTGCCGGCCGGCTTCGACTACGCCGACGGGCTGGTGGGGCTGCGCGCCGACCTCGACGCGCTGCCGATCAGCGAGCGGACCGACCTGCCCTTCGCCTCGACGGTGCCCGGCGTGGCGCACGCCTGCGGGCACGACGTGCACACCACGATCCTGCTGGGCGTCGGCCTGGTGCTGGCCCGGCTGCGTGACGAGGGCCTGCTCACCCGGGGCGTCCGGCTGATCTTCCAGCCGGCCGAGGAGACCAACCCCGGTGGCGCCGTCGACGCGATCGAGGGGGGCGTGCTGGCCGACGTCCGTGAGGTGTACGCGCTGCACTGCGACCCGCGCACCGACACCGGCCGGATCGCCCTCAAGGTCGGTCCGATCACCTCCGCCGTCGACCAGGTCCGGGTCACCCTCACCGGCACCGGCGGGCACACCTCCCGGCCGCACCTCACCCAGGACGTCGTCGGCGCGCTCGGCGCGCTGGCCACCCAGGTGCAGCTGCTGCTGTCCCGCCGGGTCGACCCCCGCAGCGGCGTCTCGCTGGTGTGGGGCCGGGTGCAGGCCGGCTCGGTGGCCAACGCGATCCCCAGCTCGGGCGAGATCGAGGGCACGCTGCGCGCCCTCGACGTCGCCGGCTGGCAGCAGGCCAAGGAGCTGGTGCCCGAGCTCATCGCGGAGGTCGTCCGGCCCTTCGGGGTCGAGGTCCAGGTCACCGTCAACGACGGCGTCCCGCCCGCGGTCAACCACGTCCGCGGCGTGCGCCGGCTGACCCGGGCCGCCGAGGAGATGCTGGGACCCCACGGCGTCACCACCACCGAGCAGTCGCTCGGCGGGGAGGACTTCTCCTGGATGCTGCAGCAGGTGCCCGGGGCGCTGGCCCGGCTGGGGGTCCGGCCCCCCGGCGCTGCCTCCACCGCGGACATCCACCAGCCCAACTTCGTCGCCGACGAGCGCTGCATCCCGGTCGGCCTGCGGGTGCTGGCCGACGTCGCCTCGTCCGCGGAGCGCCCCGGCATCTGA
- a CDS encoding RNA polymerase sigma factor, which produces MTGGGTAEGSSPGSDGRLGSAGGEEEPERLAVRAARLFLAYRDGDAARMADLVRLVTPVLWHTARGARLDAATAEDVLQSVWLALVRHADTITEPVAVLQWLVVSTKRESWRVSRAQTRTRPEDFEATDSAAATVAEAVPVPSVEEEVLEAAADSALWRHIAQLPERCRALLRVIAFADRPDYAELSKALGMPQGSIGPTRGRCLAKLRLALAADPAWETP; this is translated from the coding sequence ATGACGGGTGGGGGCACGGCGGAGGGGAGCTCCCCCGGGAGCGACGGCCGGCTGGGGTCCGCCGGCGGTGAGGAGGAGCCGGAGCGGCTGGCGGTCCGCGCGGCCCGGCTCTTCCTGGCCTACCGGGACGGTGACGCCGCCCGGATGGCCGACCTGGTCAGGCTGGTGACGCCGGTGCTCTGGCACACGGCGCGCGGCGCGCGGCTCGACGCCGCGACCGCCGAGGACGTGCTGCAGTCGGTGTGGCTGGCCCTCGTGCGGCACGCCGACACCATCACCGAGCCGGTCGCCGTGCTGCAGTGGCTGGTGGTGAGCACCAAGCGCGAGTCCTGGCGGGTCTCGCGGGCCCAGACCCGCACCCGTCCCGAGGACTTCGAGGCCACCGACAGCGCCGCCGCGACCGTCGCCGAGGCGGTCCCCGTCCCGTCGGTGGAGGAGGAGGTCCTCGAGGCCGCCGCCGACTCGGCGCTGTGGCGGCACATCGCCCAGCTGCCCGAGCGCTGCCGGGCCCTGCTGCGGGTCATCGCCTTCGCCGACCGCCCCGACTACGCCGAGCTCTCCAAGGCCCTGGGCATGCCCCAGGGCAGCATCGGACCCACCCGGGGCCGCTGCCTGGCCAAGCTGCGCCTGGCCCTCGCCGCCGACCCCGCCTGGGAGACACCATGA